The genomic stretch CATAGTCTGCGGGTCAAGCGGTGGCCAGCAGGGAGTCTTCCGGCATGGGGGCCGCGTCGCAGGCGGTCCATTGCAGGGATTGCACATAGCGGCTTGCAATGCGGCCCTGCTCGTTCAGCCGGAACAGGTGCAGCCATCCATTGTCGAACAGCGCGCGGAGATCGGGATGGCGGGCCAGGACGTCGTTGATCGCCTCCTGCGGCGCCTCGACCACAACGGAAAGCCGCAGCGGTTCGTGCATGTAACGTTCGCCGTCATGGACCGATTGCCAGGGCAGGCCGACACGCAGGAGCCCGCCGTTGCCTTCCACCACGCCGATGCCACCGGTGACGTTGTGCAGCAGCTTGTTCCCGGCGCCGAACACCGTCGGCGCGACGGTGGAGCCGTAATATTGCAGGCTGATCCAGCTTGCCACAACCACCGGCGCTGTCAGGATCAGTTCCAGTACCCGGAAGCCGTCGTCCTGCCGCCAGTCGTAGCTGTGCAGGAAACTGGTGCCGTGCAGGTCCCGGCCAGCGGTGCGGCTCCGCGGCGCCGCGACGAAGGCCCGGCAGCCGGCAAGGCCCCATTCCGGCCGGACTTCTGCCCAGTCGCGGCTGCGCCGGGTGATGTCGTCCACTCCTTCGGCCCGCGGCAGGCGCAGCGCCCGTTCGCCGCGGGTGATGGCTCCGGCCGCGGCGAGCCAGCCCCGTACCTGCTCCAACTCGGCGGCATGGGCGGGGGATGGAAGGTCGGCGTCGTACAGCGTCACCGCGTCGGTGGTGGTGTCGTGCAGGGCGCCGATGAACAGCGTGTCGGGCGGGATAATGATGCCCTGGTCGGCAAGGGCGCTCCGCACCTCCGGATCGTTCAGCAGGCCGGCGAGCAGCCGGGCGTTGACTTCTCCCGAATAGCCGCCGCAGGCACCGCATTGCAGAGCGCTGGCGTGCGGGTTGTTGACGGTGGTGGCGCCATGGCCGGCCAGCATGACAATCCGGGCGAAGCCATCGGTCAGCGACATGGCCCGCAGGATGGTCGCGGCCATCGCCGTTCTGTCGACCAGCGGCAGCGCCGGGTCGAGGCGCGGGGCAGGATCCTGCGGCGCCTTGTGGCCGCCCAGCGCGAAGGCGTCGCGCAGCAGCTTGCCGGCATAGACCGGCCCCATCGCTTCGACAAAGGCGAAGGACGACACGGCGGCGAGCTTGAACCGACCCCAGGCCCGCTTCGCCCTTGCGGTCAGGCGGGCCTTGGCATCGTCCGAGCTGTGGTCGTGCCCGCAGTCATGCGCATGCTGATGATGGTGATCGCAATCGGTGGTCCGCGAGGTGGCGGCCGGGTTCAGCAGGACCGGGCAGCGGGCCTCGTCGACATCCGAGGCGAAGCGCCGGTGCGACAGGGCAAGGCCGAAGAAGCCAGCGAAGCCGATGGTCTCGATGCCGGAGCCGGTGGATTCCAGGGCGCGCCGGAACACCTCGGACCGCACGTCGATGCAGAAGGCGGCCTGGAGGATGGGGCGGTCGGCCTGCGGCCTGGCTGCCGGCATCTGCGTGAACTTGTCGGCCAGTACCCGTTGGGCGGCGCGGTCGGCGGCGTCCTGCAGGATGGCGTCGACGATCTGGTCGGGGGTGGGCGTCACCGGCTCGGCATGGGCGGCGCAGACCGCCCGCCAGCGGTCGGCGATCTGCGGTTCATGACGATCGTAGAGTGCCTGTTCCCAGACAAGCCGGATCGCCAGGAAGTCGGTCAGTGTCGTGTCGGAGCCGCCGGCCAGTTCGGCCTGCCACAGCCGGTAGCGGGCGAACTGGGCCCAGCCGCCGAGGCCGGTCAGCAGTTGGTGGAAATAGGTCTCGCAGGCGGCGGCCGGCATGTCGAGCCGGGCGATGGCGGCGGCCAGCGCCTGTCCTGCCGTCTCCGGTCCTTCGGCGACCTGGGTGGCGAAGCCGGTCAGGCCGATGATCTCCGGCGTCAGATCGTGGGTGGCGACGGCCCGCCACGCGCCGTAGGCGGATTTCCCCCGCGGGGCTGCCCAGAGTGCTTGCCCGGCGTCGAAGTAGCCGGCGGCCCAGCCGCCGAACCGTTCGGCGATCAGCCCCGGCCAGTCGGTGCCGGCGGCTTCCGCCGCCAGATCGGCGACGGTCGGGAGCGCCTTGGGCGGCGGTTCGGCAGTGATGGCGGCGGCCTTCAGGGCCGCCAGCGAGGCCGGACGCCGGGCATGCGGAGACGCGGACAGTGCGCCGGCGAGGTCGTCGTCGGTGATGGCGCCGGACGCGATCCGCTCCTGATACCACGACCGCGGCATGGTCACCGCGATGCCGGCGACCCGGCCGAGGCGGGCGGCGGTATGGGCAAGGCTTTCGCCGCTCTGTCCGAGGAATGGATTGACGGCGACGCTGGAGGCGAGCGGCCAGACCGGCGGGATCGCATGCACCGCGGCGGCGGCGACAGCGGCAAGGGCGGGGGTGCGGGCCGCGGCTGCGTCGATGGGCTGGGTGATCATGTGGATCGTCCTTCCGGGATCAGGAAATCTTGCGAGCCGACCAGCCACCGAGCAGCCGGTCGAAAACCGCGTTGGCGTAGAGGCCGTTGGACAGATGGACCCGCAGACCGGCGGCGGCCGGGTGATAGGCCCACAGCGGGAACATCGACTGGGCGACGGCGACGAGGCCGAAGCTGACCACCACCAGAACCAGCAGCGCCCATTCCAGCGGGCCGGGGGCCGGCGTTTTCGGCAGCGGGCCGGTCAGTGTCCATTCGGCGACGGTCTGGAGTGCGAAGTAGGCGGTGGAGGCGGCGATGGCGTAGAGCGCGGTGCGCCGGGTCAGAAAGGCCGGAGCGGCGCCGGCCAGACCCTGGGCCAGCAGATAGGCGACGCCGAAGATCAGGATGGCGCCGAGGGCGACGGCTTGCGGCGGCTTGGCGGCGAAGCCGAAGATGGCGCCCACCACCGCGTAGATCGCCAGGGCGGCGACGAAGGCGCGGCCGACGGCGACGCCGTTGGGAATGGCGACCGGACCGGGCCGCCGGATCGCGGCGACACCCTCAACCGCACCGCCGGCCGCCAGAAAGGCATGGGCCTTATAGAAGGAGTGCGCCACGATGTGGAGCAGGGCGAGCGGGAACAGCGCCAGACCGCATTGCAGGACCATGAAGCCCATCTGAGCAACCGTGGACCAGGCGAGCGAGGTCTTGACCGCCGGCTGGGTCAGCATCACCAGACTGCCGAACAGGGCGGTGAAGCCGCCAATCATCACCAGCACCGACAGGACGCCGGGTGACAGCAGCATCACGTCGGCGAAGCGGATCAGCAGGAAACCGCCGCCGTTGATGACGCCGGCATGCAGCAGGGCCGACACTGGCGTCGGCGTCTCCATCACCTCGGTCACCCAGCCATGGGTAGGGAACTGCGCCGACTTCAGGAGGGCGGCCAGAGCGATCAGGCCGGCGGCCCAGGCCGCGACCGAGACCTCCTGGCCGGCACGGGCCATCTCCGTGATGGTGGCGATGTCGGAGCTGCCGTAGCCTACGAGCAGCAGGATCGCGGCGCCGATCAGGGAGGCGTCGCCGATCCGTGCGGTGATCGCCTTCTTGCGCGCTGCCCGCTGTGCGGTTGGCCGGTTCGGGTAGAACAGCAGCAGCCGGTGCAGGAGCAGGCTGGTGGCGATCCAGGCCAGCACGAAATGGGCGAGGTTGCCGGCCTGCACCAGCAGCAGGACCGAGGCCAACGTGGCGCACAGCCAGCCGGTGAAGGTGCCCTGACGGTCCTCGCCATCCAGGTAGGTGGCAGTGTAGCGGACCACGGTCCAGCCGACGAAGGACACCAGGACCAGCATCGTCGCACTCACGGCATCCAGCCGCACGGACAGGCCGATACCCTTCGCGCCGAGCAGCGGGCTGGTGCCGGCACCGGCGACGGCGAGCAGGCCGGCCGACAGCAGGGCGATGACGAAGGCGCTCAGCGCCGCCGCCTCCGCCAGTCGCGGTACGGAACCGGGGCGTCGTCCAGGGGTGTGGAAGCCGGCGAAGGCGGCCAGCAGCAGGGCCACGGGGGCGAGGAGCGGCAGGAGATGAGTGGACAACGCGGTCTCTCCGGAAATGCGTAAGGAGCCTGTCCAGTCGATCTAGCAGCGCCGCCGATCTAAAAAAAATTCATTGTTCTTGGGATATCGTTCGGTAAAATCGAATGATGCGGGATCTGAACTACCATCACCTCTTCTATTTCCGAGCGGTCGCCCATGACGGGAACCTGACCCGCACCGCGGCGCGGCTGAACCTGACCCAGTCGGCGCTGTCGGTGCAGATCCGCAAGCTGGAGGAGCGTCTGGGCCATGATCTGTTCGAGCGGGAGGGCCGGCAGCTCCGCCTGACCGAGGCCGGACGGATCGCGCTCGACCATGCCGATTCGATCTTCGCGCTGGGCGAGGAGCTGGTTGGAACGCTGAAGGACGCCGGCCGGACGCGACGGGCCTTACGGGTGGGGGCGCAGGCGACGCTGTCGCGAAATTTCCAGATCGGCTTTCTGCGTCCGGTGCTGGGGCAGGAGGATGTCGACGTCATCCTGCGTTCGGGCAGTCCGGCGGAGCTGTTGCAGGCTTTGGAGGCGCTCAATCTGGATGTCGTGCTGATGAACCGGGCGCCGGCCGGTGACGCGGCGTCGCCCTTCGTCGCCCACCGTCTGGCGGAACAGCCGGTCAATCTGGTGGGAACGCCGCACCGTGTCGCCGGCGGCGGCACCATCGCGGAACTGCTGACCGGACATCCGGTGATTCTGCCAACCGCAGACAGCAGCGTGCGCACCGCCTTCGATGCGCTTGCCGACCGCATCGGCATCCGCCCGCAGATCGCCGCCGAGGTTGACGACATGGCGATGATGCGTCTGTTGGCCCGCGAGGATGTCGGGCTGGCGGTGCTGCCGCCGATCGTCGTCAAGGATGAGCTGGCCTCCGGCCTGCTGCACGCCGCCGACGTGCTGCCCGGCATCACCGAGACCTTCTATGCCGTCACCGTGCGGCGCCGGTTCCCAAATGCGCTGCTGCGTGCCCTGTTGCAAGCCGGCGGTCCGGCGATGGAGCCGGAGTGACGACCGGTTGGCTTTCCCTGATATGCGATGCGATCCTGGGTCGGATGCCCTGTTCGGGGACCAGGTTTTGTTCATCACGTGGTGCCGTGCGGCGGACTCCGAAGCGGACCTTCCCGTGAGGTTCGGAGAGGCGATGCCGAAAGCGCTGGCCGCGACCGTACCGGAAGCCGGGGATCCCGAGTGTGTCGCCGACACCGCCGTCGGCGTGGTGGTTGATCCGGCCGACGACGGCTCAGCGGTTCGTCACTGTGCCGCCCAGCGCTCCAGAGCGGCGCGGACACGAAGGATGATGGCGGGCCAGTCGCCCGGCCGGTCCTGGCGGAACAGGCGCATGGTCGGATACCAGGGGCTGTCCGACCGGTCGCGCAGCCAGCGCCAGCAGGCATCGTAGCGTGACAGCATCCAGACCGGCCGGCCCAGCGCGCCGGCCAGATGGCACACCGAGGTGTCGACGCTGATGACGAGGTCGAGCTCCGCGACAAAGGCGGCGGTATCCGCGAAATCGCCAACCGCATCCATCCAGTCGACGATGTCGAGGCCGGCCGGTGGCGATTCGGCTGCCGCAGGCCCCTTTTGCAGGCTGTAGAAGCTGACGTTCGGAATGCCGGCCAGCGGAGCCAGCGCGGCAAGCGGCAGGCTTCTCCGCCGGTCGACCATATGAGCCAGGAACTGGTCGTCATGCGCCGAACCGGCCCAGACCAGGCCGACCTTAAGGCGCGGCTCCCCGTCGAGCCTCCGTTTCCAGTTGCCACGATCCTGCGGGGAAGCAAACAGATATGGCACGGCGGCCGGGATGGTCGCCAACGTGGTGCCGAACACCAATGGCAGGCTCAGCAGCGGAATACAGGCATCGCAGACCGGTGGCGGTTCCGTGAGCGACCGGACCGAGGCGATGCCGGGAAGCGCCGACAGCAACCGGACCAGCGATGGTTGCACCATCAGATGGACTTGAGCACCGAGGGCCGCCAGCATCGGGGCATAGCGGACGAAATGCAGCGTATCGCCCTGCCCCTGTTCGGCCACCAGAAGGAATGAGCGTCCCGCCGGGTCGCCGCCCTGCCAGCCTGGAGCGTGGGCGGGATAGATCACGCGCTCCATCCGCCAGCGGGATTCGTAGAGACGCCAGCCATTGGCGAAGTCGCCGTCTGCCAGCAGCACCATGGACAGGTTGAAGCGTGCGACATCGCTTTCGGGGTGGAGCACGATCGCGCGCTCGTTGCCGCGGCGTGCCCGTTCCGCCTGTCCGCTGTCATGTTCGGCCAGCGACAGGTTGATGAGGGCGGTCGGGGAAGCCGGTTGCAGGACCAGAGACCGTCGGGCCAGCGACACCGCCGCAGCGAAATCGCCGCGCAGGGTTGCCAGCAGACTGTCGCCGGCCTCGGCATGTCCTTCCAGCGGAGCCAGCCGGCGCAACCGGTCATGCATCGCCTTGGCCGCGTCGAGCCTGCCCCGCCTGACCAGGAGCCCGGCATGGTTCACATAGCCGGCCGGCCGGTCGGGCGACAGCGCAACCGCGCGCCGCGCACAGGCGAGCGGCAGAGCCGGATCCACCGTTTCATCGAGCCCGCCGGCCAGCGCAAGCCATGCCGGCATATTGTCCGGCGTCAGCCGCACCACCCGATGGAGGATGATCGGCAGCCGTTCCATCGCCCGCCGTTCCAGCAGGATCAAACCAACGATCGACCAGCCTTCGGCAAAGCCCGGATCGAGAGCCAGCGCCCGCATCGATGCCCGCGCTGCCGCCTTGGGGCGGTGGCTTTTGTGCAGCAGAGAGGCCAGTCCGGCCCAGGCCTTCGGATAGGCGGGACGCAGCCGCAGGGCATGATGGTAGGCCCCCGCCGCACCAGTTGCTTGGCCCAAGGCACGCCGCGCTTCGCCGAGGTTGTGCCAGATACTGGCCCGATGCGGTGCCAGTATGGCCGCCGTGGTGAAACAGGATATGGCAAACGCCTCCTGCCCGTCGGCCAGAGCGGCGGCACCCCGGTGGGTGAGGGCAACAGCTTGATCAGCGAAACCAGACGCTGGGGCGGGCATGAAAGAACGTCCTTCGGAAGGCGGCAGGCCGGTGCGGTGTGGCTGTCAAGAGAACTGATGGGTGAGGTCAGGCATCGGCCCGATTCGACGGTACGAAATACAGGATCATCCTAAGGCACGCTACCTCTGGTGGTTTGTTTGCCGATTTTCCTTCAATTATCTTCCATCTTTGGATGTGGGGAAATCGTATGTTTAGGCAAATGTCCCATTTCTTTAATAATTTAACATTACCTTATAACGCATGCTAAGGATTCATCGAGGATGGTGAGCGGCAGACGAGGGAGAGCGTTCGGATGGCAGCCGATGAACAATCCCGGCCTACGCCGGCCCAACCCATGCTGCAAGGCACGCCGAACCTGCCCGACTGGCTGGAAACGGCCGGCTGCGCGATCGCATTTTCCACTTACGAGACGCACAGGCTGTTCTTCCTCGGGCTGGGCGAGGATGGGCGTCTGAAGGCCCATGAGCGGATGGTGCAGCGTTGCCAGGGCCTGTGTGCCGACGGATCCGCGCTGTGGGTCGGCGGACAGTCCCACCTTTGGCGCTTCGCCGACACGCTGCCGCCGTCCGGCCGCACGCCATCGGGCGCGGACCGGCTTTATGTGCCGCGGCTGGGCTACATGACCGGCGATGTCGACATCCACGACATCGCGGTCGGGCAGGATGGCGTGCCGGTCTTCGTCAACACGCGCTTCAGCTGCCTTGCCGTTCCCGACGCCGACCGGGGATTCCGTCCGGTCTGGAAGCCCGCGTTCATTTCCGCCCTGCGCAACGAGGACCGCTGCCATCTGAACGGGCTGGCGCTCGGCAAGGATGGCCGGCCGATCTTCGCGACCGCATTGGGCCGCTGTGACGTCATCGAAGGCTGGCGGGAGCGCCGGATCGACGGCGGCGTGCTGATCGACGTTCCATCGGGCGAGGTCGCCTGCGCCGGGCTGTCGATGCCCCATTCCCCGCGCTGGCACCGCGGCCGGCTGTGGCTGCTCAATTCCGGCAGCGGCGAGCTTGGAACGGTGGACGCGAGCGGCCGATTCGAGCCGGCCTGCTTCTGCCCCGGCTTCGCGCGCGGACTGGCCTTCCATGGCAAATGGGCGGTCGTCGGGCTGTCGCGACCGCGGGGCGACCACGGAACGCTGAGCGCGCTGCCGCTTGAGGCGGCACTGGAACGGGCGGGGGTGTCCGCGCAATGCGGACTGGCCGTGGTGGACATCGACA from Azospirillum sp. TSH100 encodes the following:
- a CDS encoding YbcC family protein — protein: MTQPIDAAAARTPALAAVAAAAVHAIPPVWPLASSVAVNPFLGQSGESLAHTAARLGRVAGIAVTMPRSWYQERIASGAITDDDLAGALSASPHARRPASLAALKAAAITAEPPPKALPTVADLAAEAAGTDWPGLIAERFGGWAAGYFDAGQALWAAPRGKSAYGAWRAVATHDLTPEIIGLTGFATQVAEGPETAGQALAAAIARLDMPAAACETYFHQLLTGLGGWAQFARYRLWQAELAGGSDTTLTDFLAIRLVWEQALYDRHEPQIADRWRAVCAAHAEPVTPTPDQIVDAILQDAADRAAQRVLADKFTQMPAARPQADRPILQAAFCIDVRSEVFRRALESTGSGIETIGFAGFFGLALSHRRFASDVDEARCPVLLNPAATSRTTDCDHHHQHAHDCGHDHSSDDAKARLTARAKRAWGRFKLAAVSSFAFVEAMGPVYAGKLLRDAFALGGHKAPQDPAPRLDPALPLVDRTAMAATILRAMSLTDGFARIVMLAGHGATTVNNPHASALQCGACGGYSGEVNARLLAGLLNDPEVRSALADQGIIIPPDTLFIGALHDTTTDAVTLYDADLPSPAHAAELEQVRGWLAAAGAITRGERALRLPRAEGVDDITRRSRDWAEVRPEWGLAGCRAFVAAPRSRTAGRDLHGTSFLHSYDWRQDDGFRVLELILTAPVVVASWISLQYYGSTVAPTVFGAGNKLLHNVTGGIGVVEGNGGLLRVGLPWQSVHDGERYMHEPLRLSVVVEAPQEAINDVLARHPDLRALFDNGWLHLFRLNEQGRIASRYVQSLQWTACDAAPMPEDSLLATA
- a CDS encoding proton-conducting transporter membrane subunit, with protein sequence MSTHLLPLLAPVALLLAAFAGFHTPGRRPGSVPRLAEAAALSAFVIALLSAGLLAVAGAGTSPLLGAKGIGLSVRLDAVSATMLVLVSFVGWTVVRYTATYLDGEDRQGTFTGWLCATLASVLLLVQAGNLAHFVLAWIATSLLLHRLLLFYPNRPTAQRAARKKAITARIGDASLIGAAILLLVGYGSSDIATITEMARAGQEVSVAAWAAGLIALAALLKSAQFPTHGWVTEVMETPTPVSALLHAGVINGGGFLLIRFADVMLLSPGVLSVLVMIGGFTALFGSLVMLTQPAVKTSLAWSTVAQMGFMVLQCGLALFPLALLHIVAHSFYKAHAFLAAGGAVEGVAAIRRPGPVAIPNGVAVGRAFVAALAIYAVVGAIFGFAAKPPQAVALGAILIFGVAYLLAQGLAGAAPAFLTRRTALYAIAASTAYFALQTVAEWTLTGPLPKTPAPGPLEWALLVLVVVSFGLVAVAQSMFPLWAYHPAAAGLRVHLSNGLYANAVFDRLLGGWSARKIS
- a CDS encoding LysR family transcriptional regulator, translated to MRDLNYHHLFYFRAVAHDGNLTRTAARLNLTQSALSVQIRKLEERLGHDLFEREGRQLRLTEAGRIALDHADSIFALGEELVGTLKDAGRTRRALRVGAQATLSRNFQIGFLRPVLGQEDVDVILRSGSPAELLQALEALNLDVVLMNRAPAGDAASPFVAHRLAEQPVNLVGTPHRVAGGGTIAELLTGHPVILPTADSSVRTAFDALADRIGIRPQIAAEVDDMAMMRLLAREDVGLAVLPPIVVKDELASGLLHAADVLPGITETFYAVTVRRRFPNALLRALLQAGGPAMEPE
- a CDS encoding TIGR03032 family protein, whose amino-acid sequence is MAADEQSRPTPAQPMLQGTPNLPDWLETAGCAIAFSTYETHRLFFLGLGEDGRLKAHERMVQRCQGLCADGSALWVGGQSHLWRFADTLPPSGRTPSGADRLYVPRLGYMTGDVDIHDIAVGQDGVPVFVNTRFSCLAVPDADRGFRPVWKPAFISALRNEDRCHLNGLALGKDGRPIFATALGRCDVIEGWRERRIDGGVLIDVPSGEVACAGLSMPHSPRWHRGRLWLLNSGSGELGTVDASGRFEPACFCPGFARGLAFHGKWAVVGLSRPRGDHGTLSALPLEAALERAGVSAQCGLAVVDIDSGTVAHMLWLHHTVNELYDVAILPGVRRAEAVGLLDARALAEAVAIPTEIPN